The genomic segment TGGGCGCATTTTCCACCGCCAGCAGGGCCGCCCCGCCCCATTCGCCGCCAAGGCCGAAACCCTGACCGAAACGGAGGACGCAGAGCAGCGCCGGGGCCACCCAGCCGACCATCTGGTAAGTCGGCAGGAACGCGATCAGCAGAGTGGAAACGCCCATCAGCAACAGCGAGACGACCAGCGTGCTCTTGCGGCCCATCCTGTCGCCGAAATGGCCGAACACAATTGCGCCCACCGGACGGGCGAAGAAGGCCAGGCCAAAGCTCATCAGGCTGAGCAGCAATTGCGCGCTGGCGCTTTCGGCCGGGAAGAACAGCGGCCCGAACACCAGTGCCGCCGCCGTGGCATAGACGTAGAAATCGTAGAATTCGACTGCCGTGCCGACCATCGCCGCGGTGAGGACGCGCGAGTTTTCTTTGATATGACCCATGCATTGCCTGCTGCTTTGCACCACGCGCAAGGTCAAGCACGACTTGTGGACAAGCGCTTGCGCACCCCGCCCATGTTCCCTAACTGTTCGCAAACACCATGAATAATGACGCTTCCCTCTCTCCGCCGCCGTCGGGCGCCGACTTGCCACCCTATGCGCAAGGGCTGAACCAGCCCCAGCAGGAGGCGGTGCTGACTACCGAAGGCCCGGTGCTGATGCTGGCAGGTGCCGGCACCGGCAAGACGGCAGCGCTGACCGCCCGGCTGGCCCATCTGGTCGCCACTAGGCGCGCCTGGCCGAGCGAGATCCTGTGCGTCACCTTCACCAACCGCGCCGCGCGCGAAATGCGCCACCGCGTGGGGCAGCTGATCGGCGATGCGGTGGAGGGGATGCCATGGCTGGGCACCTTCCATTCGATCTGCGCCAAGATGCTGCGCCGCCATGCCGAACTGGCCGGGCTGCAATCGAATTACACGATCATCGACACGGACGATCAACTGCGGCTGCTCAAGCAGTTGATCGTGGAACAGAACCTCGATGAGAAACGCTGGCCAGCCCGCCAGCTTGCCGGGTTGATCGACCGCTGGAAGAACCGCGGCCTCAACCCGGAAGACCTCGATGCGGGGGAGAATGAAAGCTATGCTAACGGCAAGGGCCAGCAATTCTACCGCCTCTATCAGGACCGGCTGAAGGCACTGAATGCCTGCGATTTCGGCGATCTGATGCTCCACATGCTGAACATCTTCCGCAAGCACCGCGAGGTGCTGGAGCAATATCAGCAGCGCTTCAAATATATCATGGTGGACGAATATCAGGACACCAACGCCGTGCAGTATTTCTGGCTGCGCCTGCTCGCTCAGGCCCGGAAAAACATCTGCGTGGTGGGTGATGACGATCAGTCCATCTACTCATGGCGCGGCGCAGAAGTTGCCAATATCCTTCGGTTTGAAAAGGATTTTCCGGGCGCAAAAGTGATCCGGCTGGAACAGAATTACCGCTCCACGCCTGACATTCTGGGCGCCGCCTCCGGCCTGATCGCCGCCAATAGCGAGCGGCTGGGCAAGACTTTGTGGACCGAGCGCAACGGCGGGGACCGGGTGCGCGTGATCGGCGTGTGGGACGCGCCGGAAGAAGCGCGCCGGGTGGGCGAGGAGATCGAACGGCTGGAACGCGAAGGCGCCCCGCTGGATCAGATCGCCATCCTCGTGCGTGCGCAGTACCAGACGCGCGAATTTGAAGACCGCTTCATACAAATCGGCCTTAACTACAAGATTATCGGTGGTTTTCGTTTCTACGAACGCGCCGAAATTCGCGACGCGCTTGCCTATCTGCGGGTGATCGCCCAACCGCAGGACGATCTGGCGTTCGAGCGGATCTACAACCAGCCCAAGCGCGGCCTTGGCGCCAAGGCGCTGGAGGCGATGCACCGCCATGCCCGCGCGAGTGGCCTGCCCCTTGCCGCCGCCGCGCTCCAGCTTGCCGGGACGGACGAATTGCCCAAGCGCGCGGCGGGCACAATCGCCAGCCTGATGGCCAGCTTCATCCGCTGGCGCGAACTGGCAGAACAGACCAGCCCGGCAGAACTGCTGCGCACCGTGCTGGAAGAAACCGGCTATAATGCCATGCTTCAGGCGGAACGCAGCGCCGAGGCCTCCGGCCGGCTCGAGAACCTCTCCGAACTCGCTCGCGCGATGGAAGATTACGAGACTCTGGGGGACTTCCTAGAACATGTCAGTCTGGTGATGGACAATGACGCCAGCGACGATGGCGAAAAGGTCACCATCATGACCATGCATGCCGCCAAAGGGCTGGAATTCGACAATGTCTTCCTGCCCGGCTGGGAAGAAGGCGTATTCCCCTCTCAGCGGGCGCTGGATGAAGGCGGGCTTGCCAGTCTGGAGGAAGAGCGGCGGCTGGCCTATGTTGCCATCACCCGTGCGCGCAAGCGCTGCACGATCCTCCATGCGGCCAACCGGCGTATCTATGGCCAGTGGACCAGTTCGATCCCCAGCCGTTTCATCGAGGAATTGCCCGATACCCATATCGAGCAGGAAACGACGCTGTCGGGCGGCGCCTCGCTCTGGCGCGCGAACTGGTCCGAACGGGAAGATCCCTTCGCCCATGTCGCCCGCGACCGCCCTGCCCGCTCGCAAAATCGCGGCCCCGGCTGGCAACGTGCGATTTCGACCGGATATGATTCCACGCCCAAACGCCTTGCCGAACCGGGCCGCAGCGCCGCCAGCTATGCCGCCAAGCCACGAGGCGACATCGCCATCGGCGCGCGCGTGTTTCACGAGAAGTTCGGCTATGGCGAAGTGATCGGCCAGGAAGGCAACAAGCTGGAGATTGAATTCGAAACCACCGGCCGCAAGCGGGTGATCGACAGCTTCGTCACTCTCGCCTGACTCAATCTTCCTTGCCGACCACTACGCCGGAATACCAGGTGAACATCGGTGCCACGGATGCCCCGGAATATGGATCGGGGTTAATTTCACTGATGAAAAACGAATAACCGAACTCGTTTGCCGCAGGCCCGAAGAAGGCACCTTCGAAATTGCCCGTTGCGAAGTTCCGGCGGCTGCTCGAGACGAAGGAACCGCCGAATTCGGCAGCGTTGATCGTGCCTTCCCCCGTGAAGGTCGCGCCTCGGCCGGGCAGGCTGAGCAAGGTCGCCACCGTTCCGGCCGCAAAATCCGCGCTGAGAGTTGCTTCGCCCGTCATCCCGAAAGTGCGTGCCTTCACATAACCAAACTCGTAAATATCGCCCAACACGGCGCCCGTGTAAGTTGATGTCCCGATCTTGGGAACGTCCGCCTCGGGAGTAACAAGGCCAAACACCGCATAGGTGATCCTCGTGCGATCCAGCGCGAGGTCCGTGTGGCTCCACCTTGCATAGCTCGTATAGCTCAGCTCAACCGGCGCCTCTCCATTCGGAGCGGGGAAGATTGCGTTGCCATAGAGGCGCAGGCTGTCCAGCGTGCTCGTGCCGGAAACCTGGAAGCGATGTTCGTAACCGGGATAGTCGATATTGTCGCCAGCCGCGAAGGTCGCGCTGCTGGATGCATCCTGCACGGTATAGGTTTTCAGGACCGGGTCATACCGGACCGACATTTTTTCAGGCAATCCATATGCCCCGGAATCGGAGAACGAGGGATTGCTCACACTACCGATGCCCGTGCTGATAACGCCGCTATAGCCGATCAGGGACGTGAAGCCCGGGAACTCAGCCGCCTGCGAAAGCAGGGAAGTCGGGACAGGCGCCGGCGTAGGCGGCGGATTTGTGGGAGAGGGAGTCGGCGTTGATGGAGGAGTTGATGGAGGAGCGGGTGTCGGAGTTGATGGAGGAGCCGGTGTCGGCGTCGAATTGACCCCGCTACCGCCACAACCGGTCAATACGAGTGCGACGGACAATACCCAGCCGCCCGCAAGTAAATGTCCAACCGAGCGCTGCATCATGCCCCCAAAGCGATTCCCCAATCTGGCCGGATTAGACCGCCAAAGAGGGCATGCCGCTTAGGGATAGTGCGTAGGCACCTGAATTATTGTAGAAATCAGATTGCCGATACGTTCAGGAAGCCCGGGATCGGGCCGTTCCAGCCGCCATCGTCAGGCAGTTTGTCCTCGAACTTCGGGCGACGATCTTCGCCGCGGCGTTCGGGCTTCTGCTTCCGGCTATCCGAA from the Erythrobacter sp. SG61-1L genome contains:
- a CDS encoding transferrin-binding protein-like solute binding protein; translated protein: MSVRYDPVLKTYTVQDASSSATFAAGDNIDYPGYEHRFQVSGTSTLDSLRLYGNAIFPAPNGEAPVELSYTSYARWSHTDLALDRTRITYAVFGLVTPEADVPKIGTSTYTGAVLGDIYEFGYVKARTFGMTGEATLSADFAAGTVATLLSLPGRGATFTGEGTINAAEFGGSFVSSSRRNFATGNFEGAFFGPAANEFGYSFFISEINPDPYSGASVAPMFTWYSGVVVGKED
- a CDS encoding UvrD-helicase domain-containing protein produces the protein MNNDASLSPPPSGADLPPYAQGLNQPQQEAVLTTEGPVLMLAGAGTGKTAALTARLAHLVATRRAWPSEILCVTFTNRAAREMRHRVGQLIGDAVEGMPWLGTFHSICAKMLRRHAELAGLQSNYTIIDTDDQLRLLKQLIVEQNLDEKRWPARQLAGLIDRWKNRGLNPEDLDAGENESYANGKGQQFYRLYQDRLKALNACDFGDLMLHMLNIFRKHREVLEQYQQRFKYIMVDEYQDTNAVQYFWLRLLAQARKNICVVGDDDQSIYSWRGAEVANILRFEKDFPGAKVIRLEQNYRSTPDILGAASGLIAANSERLGKTLWTERNGGDRVRVIGVWDAPEEARRVGEEIERLEREGAPLDQIAILVRAQYQTREFEDRFIQIGLNYKIIGGFRFYERAEIRDALAYLRVIAQPQDDLAFERIYNQPKRGLGAKALEAMHRHARASGLPLAAAALQLAGTDELPKRAAGTIASLMASFIRWRELAEQTSPAELLRTVLEETGYNAMLQAERSAEASGRLENLSELARAMEDYETLGDFLEHVSLVMDNDASDDGEKVTIMTMHAAKGLEFDNVFLPGWEEGVFPSQRALDEGGLASLEEERRLAYVAITRARKRCTILHAANRRIYGQWTSSIPSRFIEELPDTHIEQETTLSGGASLWRANWSEREDPFAHVARDRPARSQNRGPGWQRAISTGYDSTPKRLAEPGRSAASYAAKPRGDIAIGARVFHEKFGYGEVIGQEGNKLEIEFETTGRKRVIDSFVTLA